The DNA window GGCATGTGTGTGACCTGAAAGGCATTTGCAGTCCGGAGGATATCATTGTTCTATCTGATAaacatgaattttttatttttttacacatGTATTacctttgcttttgttttttttgcacTGTTTCTGCCGCATCTAACTTTGTCTAGGTTATTTAGTCACGTTTGTCAGGTTACTGAGTACCCACTGGTTTTTGCAACAAATGCTAACTGCATCAAAACCCTAGGAAGATGATTATTGTTGGGCTCAACCTACTGTATTGGATTGGACTTTCAGCCGAAAAGTATTGGTTCTGCATATTGTTTAGCAAATGGGCCTTGGCCCACATCAATGAGCTCAAGCAGTGAAATTTtgcaaaaatgagaaaattgcCACTGCATTATAACTGTTATTACAACTAGAATACAGGAACTGAGAACTGCATAttagagaaaaataaattaatggtaAAACATTTGACAATTTTCAGCAGTTTATTCGTCGGAGTCGATTCTTATTTTTGTACACTTCACACCCATATTAGCTTTTTGTTATTTTCCCAGGTTTTTCTGGTGGTTGTGACGATCAATATGGTTATCCAACAGGTCTCAAAATGCTGCATTTTCACTTACTGTTAGTCCTCACTCTGCCTTGCCATAATAACTCATAAGCCTCTATCATCCTAACCAAAAAGTTGTCAAAGCCGAAGATTTATTCTCTCAGACATTCTCAAGATATCCGAATGAATCCTATCACCCCCCATCTCAGCACCAGTAGCTCCAGCAGCAACTCTCAACACATCCTCTATCAAGCCAACATTTCCCATAATGTCAACATGTCCGCCACTCTCAAGTCCCCTTCCTTCAAGCAGGCTAGTCGGAGGCTTGTGCTTGTATTCTCTTACGTAAGTTGCAATGCCGGATGGATTGAACCGGGTTTTCCCCCTCCATCCTTTTGCACACATGAAACCAGCGCTGATAACAGGCACACTTTCATCACCATCAACAAAGTACACTCCACCCCTCAAGCAGCTTTCTTGATCATCTCCATCGGCTGAACTATCGATCTGGAATGGTACGTTTTTGCACTTATCGATATTGGGTGACGATTTGTAGACATATGATCTCTCTGTGGGTATTCCAACTCCATATAAGCTGTATATCTCCATATCAGGAGCATCAGGTAGCCtgaaaaatgaaatgaagtCACTTTTGGGAACTTAATCTTGAGTCTGTTCTGGTAGTATTAGAGTTAGTTAGTTAGTTACCAAGACAATAGAAGGAAATATGTGAGATACTATTCTTTCTAACATGTTTTGTGTACTTAGTGAAGACTCCCTGATAAACTTGAAGGATGTGGTTGTGAAGCAAAATGTTTTTTAGTGGATAGAAATGGTCTACATACTTACTTGGTCTCTAGTGGATTGGACCAGTATTTGTAATGATTGTATTTAGGATCGTTAAGATCATCAGCTATGCCATGAGAGAATTGAACTGCTGCTCGCTGCATTGTTTTTGGTGCTACGAACTGTAGTAAATCAACCAAAGTTTTAGCTGTGTAAACCTTATTCTCAGCAACCTTTTTGATGCTTTCCCTGCTCACCTCATCGTATTCAGTCCAAACTTCTCCACACCGTGGATTGAGAGACTTAGAAGTACCTTTGTGCAAAAGTTCCTGAATATAAAGAACAAAACGAATCATCAGGTCAAAACTTCCTGTTCTACACTTGTCACATTGCAAGCTGTTAGCTGTTCCTTTATAGCAGTTATCAAGGAATTGGTACCTTTGAATTGAAGGCCGGAAGCTGTGTAGAAGGTAATTGCGATGCTTCCTTGCCAAAAGAGATTATCCTTCCATAATTGTCTTGAACTTTAAGCCCAAAGCCAttcttttttatgttgttggtaTCATTGCCACTCGTGGAGGGCTGCTGGTGTCTAATCTTTGTCAAAGGGCAAGTGTTTCCTTCGTCTGGAGCCCAATCCTTGTCACCCCAGATAGTCTCTCCACCTTTAGGCATCAGTGACATGATTGAGTCCCACGTTCGAGACACTCGCAGGAAATGTACAAAGGTCTGAAGCCCAAGAAGCTCAGAATCCAAAAGAGCAGGAGCCATAGCTCTACATAGGCAATGAAAAATGTCAATTTTATAACATATTACAAGTTTTCCCCTGCTGCAATAAATACTGAATTCATGTTTTCCCCCCTTCAGTTTATATAGTGTGAACTTCTTTAGTTTACTCTTTCATTTGAgtgtatggaaaaaaaaattctgttcATTGatggataaaataaaataccagAAAATCATTGAAATGAATTGTGAGATTGTTCAAATACACCCAACTTAATTTCCTTCACAAAATGTGACTAACACTACAATACTGGGGAAAGATTCCAATACTCACCTGACCAACGCGAGGTCCCCTCCCTCAGCGGAGAACATTTTACTAACAGCCTTTGGAACCCCAAGAAATGCCGGACCAATATTCATGATTGCTTTGATGTGCTTGGCACACCAGCCCAATCCACCACCACCTCCCATGGGAGAAGGTGTTTCAACCCATTTAAGGAAGTGGAGGAAATAGATAACCCCCATGGAATGGGGCAGCACCACCACTTTCTTATAGCCGTTGGATTCATACATAAACTCAATTTTACTCTTCAATCTACTAAGTGTTCGGTCGCGAGTCTGTTTGTACACAATTAGAAACATACTAGTTTTAGCTCAACTCAACTTTAATATATACTACTTGTGCTTCGTACTTCCAAGGTTTTACTTAGAAGCTGAATTTAACAAATACAGAAGAAAACGATCAGGCACTGTTTAAAAAAGATGTCTTGGGAGTGTAGGTTGATGAAATGGTGAATATACCTCTGTATTCTGGAAAGATAGTCTCCAATCATAGGCAGCCATATGCATATTCTTCCCCTCATAACCAATTTTGGCTAAATTCTCGATGAGAACAGCCCAAACAAAATATCCAGGAGCAAAGTAGTCGGCTGATACAAGCCCTGGAACTGGACGGACTCTAATGCCTGGGGGATCAAGGCCTGTCTCATTGTCCAAGGATAGATGCTCCAACAAACACAATGGCCTGAAAATTCCAACAAAATTCCGTCGTcactcttaataaaaaaaattaagtaggATCTCTTGCTTTATGTTCACAAAACATTAGCTGAACTTAATAGAACTTTTTACATTTAACACAATCAAAGCTCTTAGCCATTGAGAAAATTGAGCATGATTAAGTTTATATCATCTCAAACCTTCTGAAGATTTCAGTGAAGCTACCACCCCAAATCCGCTTGCGAAAGAGACCTTCAGCGCAAGGCTTGCCCTCCCATAGCTCTAGTCCACCTGTTACCATGCCAGGCACCATGACAACAGGGTGAAGAGCCGTAATGCCTTCTCGTCTAAGCCTTGCCCCGGGTGCTTCAGGGACCAGAAAGCCAGGCAATGTCGCTGGAAAACATTGGTACAGAAACAATAGAAGCCACCAAGTAGTGCAAATATAGCCAATGAACCGACAACAATAGTCTATGGACCTCCGCTCCTTGAGTTGTCTGTTAGTCTTTTTCTTAGGAATTTCTGCAGCTAACTTGGCTGCAGGAATAGCATTATCTTCTTCTTGCTTATTGATTCTGGGGAATTCATATGATTGAAATTTCACAGGATCTAAATAGCATAGCTTTCGAAACCGAAGAATTGAAGCCATCAAAGAATCTGGTATACTTAGAATAGGATTCTCCAAGAAGAACTCACGATGAAAAAAGCAGTCATTGAAAGACAAAGGGTAGTATGACCATTAATTGCAGAAGAGAACAACAATTCATCAACATAACATTCCTCTTAAAGAGCAGAAAAGTGAGGATCCGTGATGAGAATACAAGGGACCAATCTTCCAACAAGAACAGGGAACGATGAAattgagaaaaatatatatattggacCTATAGATATAGTGCAAATCAAGGTTATGGGCTGAAATGGGTAGCCGTTGTTGAAAGCTACACCAAGTGGTGACAGAGACGAGATATGGGTCGTCCCTGGTTGCAGCAAGAGACAAACACTAGGGGGAAGAAATTATGGCTTGTTATTGTAGTGAAAATGAAGGGTCATTTTGGAGCTTATAATAAACCCCGGCAAGAGATGAGAAATCAAGAGCGGAATACTAGAGTTTCCACAGCTTAACCAAAGTCACTTTATCCGCTGTCACCATTGCTCTCCATGGGTTTCTTAAATATGCTGTTTTTTTTGGGCTCGGCTTTATCTTTCACATGGCGGCCCCTTTTTGGTCTTTCTGATCGAAAAAGTGAGGTTCAGAGACTATCATGGAGTGAAACCTTTCTGGGTTTTGTCTGAAACGTCTGTGTAAACTGTTGAGAGAAAAAGCTGAGCGTGTTAAACATGGAGAGAGTGGGGAATCCAAAGGGGACATGCCCAATCATAGGAAAATCACACACTACGAAAAACACATATACCCAAAATGTCTAATTCCTACATGTACTCGCATCTTGGACCCTTGGTGGTTCATGATGGTGTACTATATGGAACACAAGGAACTTGGACCATCTACGATGATGATGGTAGCGTGAAACtcactcatctccttatcgAATAATTGATTGGTAAATTACATAGTAAACCCTATCTATACTTTCATAGACCAATTGAAACTTGGTTGAGATCCAATGTAGAAAGATAATGTAAGATGATATGATAATGCATGATGATATTTGCATATGCTGAACTAAGTAAGAGCCTATCTCGCTAAGTTCACCATCTCATCAAACTACCGTTGTTTACGTGCACAACGCACCAACACTAACAAGGAAGAGTAGGCACATTGTTCAAGGAGATGAGGTGTGGATTGGCATGATTATATTCTGTTTTTTTCAGGCTGATAGGATCAGTCTTACAAGGCAGCAGAGATTCTGCAGAACTTTGTTGGTAGAGCAAAAGAGGAATTGGGTTTTACTGTTTGGATATCTTTGCACAATTGCAGTACTACTTGTTACTGATTTACCTATACATGCCAAGGCAACGCAAAACAAGAAACAAGCGAGTGACTGCTTCCTCGTTATTTCAGCTTTCATTTCAGTGAAACTAAAAGGATGTGTCTGAGTTATTAAGAGCTGATGAAGCATAATTTAACGCATAAGGCGTCCCTTCTCGTGGTCCATTATTGTCTTCCATGTTTATCATGGATCTGACTGGTACAGCaggtatatataattatagaaAAAAAGCAGTGTCCTCCGAAGGCTTTCCTCGGCCCAACCCTAACGTATCAATTTGGTCCTAACTTCATTGCCTTTGAAATAGAAAATCAGGCCCAAATCAGATAAATCCATCAGATCAATTGATATGGACCTTTTTCCAAGTGAACAAAATCTAAAGTAGTAGTCTTAATTAGTTACTGTCCTGGCCCATTAAATCGAAGCCCGATGGGGGGTATGCATGCATGCAGATATGctagcttgctagttgctaGAAAAAAACACTTCAGATATCGGGTCCAGCTCACATTCTTTGCGAATTTTGGGCCTAATTCTAAATCCAGCTGTTAGCAGCTCAAGCTAATAATTCATCACGCGCTTGAGATGTTCGTCATCTGCGCGTGCATGTGCGGGTGTCGGTGGTACTCTCAACTCTAAGTCTCAAGTGTGCTTACGCGCCCTGTACTCTGGCCCCACATAGCTTAAGTCCAGGAAATTAAGCACGATTAACACGATGggtctcataattttttttaaagaaatggcTCATatatttaaatgtaattaaaacTTGGTTCTATATGTCTTATATTGAATGCACAAACCAAGCTTAATTATGTTTAATTAGGGTTTAATT is part of the Tripterygium wilfordii isolate XIE 37 chromosome 7, ASM1340144v1, whole genome shotgun sequence genome and encodes:
- the LOC120002366 gene encoding putative phospholipid:diacylglycerol acyltransferase 2; protein product: MASILRFRKLCYLDPVKFQSYEFPRINKQEEDNAIPAAKLAAEIPKKKTNRQLKERRSIDYCCRFIGYICTTWWLLLFLYQCFPATLPGFLVPEAPGARLRREGITALHPVVMVPGMVTGGLELWEGKPCAEGLFRKRIWGGSFTEIFRRPLCLLEHLSLDNETGLDPPGIRVRPVPGLVSADYFAPGYFVWAVLIENLAKIGYEGKNMHMAAYDWRLSFQNTETRDRTLSRLKSKIEFMYESNGYKKVVVLPHSMGVIYFLHFLKWVETPSPMGGGGGLGWCAKHIKAIMNIGPAFLGVPKAVSKMFSAEGGDLALVRAMAPALLDSELLGLQTFVHFLRVSRTWDSIMSLMPKGGETIWGDKDWAPDEGNTCPLTKIRHQQPSTSGNDTNNIKKNGFGLKVQDNYGRIISFGKEASQLPSTQLPAFNSKELLHKGTSKSLNPRCGEVWTEYDEVSRESIKKVAENKVYTAKTLVDLLQFVAPKTMQRAAVQFSHGIADDLNDPKYNHYKYWSNPLETKLPDAPDMEIYSLYGVGIPTERSYVYKSSPNIDKCKNVPFQIDSSADGDDQESCLRGGVYFVDGDESVPVISAGFMCAKGWRGKTRFNPSGIATYVREYKHKPPTSLLEGRGLESGGHVDIMGNVGLIEDVLRVAAGATGAEMGGDRIHSDILRMSERINLRL